The Methanoculleus sp. 7T genome contains the following window.
ATCACCCAGCATATCGGAGCGACGCTTGTCCCCCTCAACGCCATCGCAAAGATGGGGGGAGCGTTCCAGAAGCTGCAGATCAACATCCCCGGCCTCCTCTTCATCGACACCCCCGGCCACCAGGCCTTCACGACTCTCAGGGCACGCGGCGGCGCCCTCGCCGACATGGCGATCCTTGTCGTGGACATCAACGAGGGTTTCCAG
Protein-coding sequences here:
- a CDS encoding GTP-binding protein, whose product is MAKKKKQSQETEGSGIRTPIVCVLGHVDHGKTSLLDYIRGSSVTAGEAGAITQHIGATLVPLNAIAKMGGAFQKLQINIPGLLFIDTPGHQAFTTLRARGGALADMAILVVDINEGFQ